CGCGGGCAGCGAGATAGCGAGTACCGATGCCACAAACGCCGTCCGAGAACGGGCTTTCGCGCCGTGAGGAGTTGCTGGCCGTTGCCACAAAGCTGTTTGCTGCCCGCGGCTATCACGGCACCAGGATGGATGACGTCGCCGACGTGATCGGGCTGAACAAGGCGACGGTGTACCACTACTACGCCAGTAAGGCGTTGATCCTGTTCGACATCTATCGCCAGGCTGCCGAGGGCACGCTGGCCGCCGTGCACGACGACCCGTCCTGGACCGCGCGCGAAGCGCTCTACCAGTACACCGTGCGGCTGCTCACCGGCATTGCGCGCAATCCGGAACGGGCCGCGGTGTACTTCCAGGAGCAGCCCTACATCACCGAATGGTTCACCAGCGAACAGGTGGCGGAGGTTCGCGAGAAGGAAGCCCAGGTCTACGAGCACGTCCACGGCCTCATCGACCGCGGCATCGCCAGCGGCGAGTTCTACGAATGCGACTCCCATGTGGTGGCGCTGGGCTACATCGGGATGACCCTGGGCAGCTACCGCTGGCTGCGGCCGAGCGGACGGCGCACCGCCAAAGAGATCGCGGCCGAATTCAGCACCGCGCTGCTGCGCGGGCTGATTCGCGACGAGTCGATCCGCAGGAATTCTCCGCTGGGACCGTAGCGACGATACCCGTCGGCCGTTAGGGATTCACCGGCGGAATCAGATGCAGGATCGACCCGAGCGTGCAGCGGAGCACCGACAGGCCCGTTGTTGGCGGTCTGGCTATAGCTATAGAAAGCGAGCGTCCTCATACGTAAGCGTTGGTTGGGTGATGCTCGGCCGTTCGGCCGAGTGAGCTGGTGAGACGAGGGATCTCCGTGTTCGGAGGTCGGTCGTAGCCTCAGGTTGTTCAGGCCAAGGAGGCGGTGATGGCCGACTATGCGACTCCACTGCGGGATCATGTGACGCTCACCTGTCGATCGGTGGATCGGATCTTTTTGCAGGCGTATGTGCCGAAGCTGCAGTCGGTGGGCGGGGTGTGCCAGTTCCTGTACTGGCAGAAAGGGTTCGGTATTCCCTTGTCGGCGGCGTTCGGCACGATCGGCGACGCCTACGTCGCCGAGGTGTACCGGTGGGCCAAGGCGCACGGTGTTCCGGTGCGTCGGTTCGCCAAGGGCGAGAACAAGGAGGAAATTGCCCGCCCGTTGATCGAGGCGGCCGAACGCGAGGGCGGCGACGGGAAAGTGGTGTTGATCGGCATCGCGCAGGAGAAAACGCCGGTGTGGCGGTCCTGGAAGGCCAAGGGCCAAGAACACGCGGCGCATCCGCACATGGAGTGGGGTCGGCAGATGGGTTTCGTCAACCATTTCTACTTCTACTGATGGGATCCCGAGTGGGGTGGGGGCGTTGTGGAAGACCAACGCCTACGCGCCGTGGCCGGTGTGGATCTGGCTCAACGGGCATACCTGGGCGCAGCGCCGGTGCGAGCGGCTCGGCATCGGCTACACCGCGCTGGACAACGGATTTCGCGTTTGTGAGGATCCCGCAGCGTTGCAGCGGATCTGTGACCGGCTCGGCGCGGGTGCGGTGAATCGGCGGGCCGGTCGTTTCGAGCAACTCCTCCGCGATCACCTGGATATCGGGCGGCTCGGAATCGGTGTCGCTGATCTTTGATCGGCGCATCATCGCTACCACCCCGGGCAGCTGGCGCACCAAGGTGATCACCAAGGGGGTTGATCCGCAGATCAGCTGCTATTACAAGGCCGGCCGGATCAAGCAGTACTTCAAGGAGCAGCGAGCGTTGCGCACCGAGACGGTCATCTGCAACACCCGCGACTTCGGCATCGGCAGGCGGGTCACCGCCGAGAACTGGAAGGCCCTTCGGGCGGTTGGCGAGCACGCCAACCAGCGTCTGTGCGACGCGCAAGCAGCCGATGCTCGGTCCGCTCCGGATGTGGCCACCTTTACCCAGGTGACCCGACCGTCACAGATCGACGGTCAACACGTCCCCGGGCTGCCGTTCGGGGACCCGCGGGTGATGGCGGTGCTGGCCGCCCATCGTCGGCTTCACCCAGAGAAACCCGGAAACCGGGCGAGGATGCCCCCGTCGGGGTTGTTGGGATTGCTGGCCAGCATGAACGACAGCTGGCCGGTGTATGGCGCACCGGCGGCCATGAGGGCGTTGACCTCGTTGGTGGCGATCGTGGCGCTCTGCGAGCAGCCGAAAACGACGACACTGTTACCGAGAGCGTTGATCTGGTGGTCGGTCCGTGCTGATCGCAGATCGGATGCCCGCTACGTCGGTGGCCGCGGTCGCCACCATCTCGGGGGGCGGTGAGCACGTACGACATCGCCTGTCCGTCCTGTCCTTCCCGACGAGCCCGTCCTTCCCGACGAGCGTGGCCTGGCAGGCGTCAGCAGGAGTTCTCGGCTTACACCTGAGCTGCGCTACCCGAGCAACGGAAGTGATGGCTGAATCAACGGAAGTACTAACGGAATCAACGGAAGTGCTAACGGAGTCAGCGCAGGAATGTGGTGGATGGGCGGAATCAAGTCCAGCAGCGGCCCGACGGCGCGAGTCAGCAAAGATATGTCCGTCACGGTTGGCTGGCCCGCGTAGAAATTCACGTCGGTGTCCAGCGTCGGAAGATACGGGTATTCGTTCGGCAGTACCGACTGCGGCAATACGCCTACTTCCACGAGCGAGGCTTGGACACCCTTGACGGTGCCGTCGACCAATTCTCGGCCGACGACGAAGGGGTCGGGTATGGAAAACAGGCTGGCCGGGGTTACGACATTCGCGTAGTCCTGGCCGTTTCCCCAGTCGGAGTAGCCCAAATCGACCAGCACCCGCAGATTGGGCTGGATGAGCTCGGCGAGCGGCTCACCTACAAAGGGGATGTCGCGAAGCGGGTGGAGCAATGGCAGGTCCTTGGTCATGAACATGTAGTACTGGGTGTTGCCGTTATACCCCGGAGACGTCGGCAACCGTACCGCGTCGTTAACGTCGAGATTTGGGTACAAATCGTGTCGTCCGGTGCTCATTAGCGCGTTGAGGTCGGCCAAGAAATTGAGCGGGTAGCGCGGGAAGTCGCTGGCCGGGTCGTATTGGGTGGCGTAAATGGTGGTCGGGTAGGGAGAATCCGGTGGGGTCGCTTCGGTGAATGTTATGTCCAACCAGGGGATGGTAATGCCTGGAAATCGGGTGAAGAAGCCCCCGTTGGGCGTTGCGGGATTACCGGCCAGCACGAACGACAGCTGGCTGGGGTCGGGCCGCATGCCAGGGGGCAGAGCCATCAGTTCGGTGATCACGTTGGTGGAAACCACAGCGCTTTGCGAGAACCCGAAATTGACGACGGGATTTCCCGCGCCGATCTGAGAATTGATCGCATTAGTCAGATCCGTCATGCCCTGGGCGACGGACTCGTTGAGCGTCAGGTTGCCTTGGAATATGGTGAGCGGCCACAGCTGGGCGGGGTAACTCACGCCCGTCGGGTTTGCGCCGGGGAAGAAGGGCTGGATGTAGGCGTTGTCGATCAGCGATACGTAGATGGGGAAGGGCTCCGGGTCGAAGGTTCCGCCCATGACCAGCGCCACCGTGGAGGCGGCGGGCGCCGCGGCAGCCATCAGCGTCGGCGCGGTGGTGGAGTTGGTGACCGCCGGGGCGAGCAGGCTCTGGACCTGCGCGTTGAGTCCGCCGAGAGCATTGGCCACCGCGGCGGCATTGGCGGCCTCGGCTTGCGCGTAGGTGGTTGCCGCACCGGCCAGCGTCTGGACGAACTCGTCGTGAAACGCGGTGGCTTGCGTGAGGGCCGCCTGAAGCTGCTGGCCGTATGCGCCGAAGAGTTTCGCGATCGCCGCCGACACCTCGTCGGCGGCTGCCGCCAGCACATTGGTCGTCGACCCCGCTGCGGCCGCGCCGGCCGCGCTGATTGCCGAACCAATCTTCACCGCATTTGTAGCCGCCGACACCATCATTTCGGGCGCAGCGATGAGGTGCGTCATTGCAAGTCCTCCCCTGACGATCCGGCGTTTCCCAGCGGGAATGAGCAAGCTGTTCTTGCACTGGAAAACGGGGGTTTCAGCCGGTCAGCGAATATGTGATATTAGCAAGGCGCAAGCCTCGGCATGGGCGGAATCAATCCCACCACGGCGGAATCCATCCCAGATCTTTGGCCGCGGTGCCCAGGGCCCCGGTCAGCAGGGACAGGCCGGTCACGCTCGGCTGACCCACAAAGAAGTTCAGACCCGGGGCCACCGACGGAGCGTACGGATACCCAGTGGGTATGTAGGACGGCGGCAACCAACCGAGATTCACCAGGCTGGCTTGGACTCCCTGCCCGGCGCCCTTGGCCAGGTAGTAGCTGACGGCGAACGGGTTGGGAACCGACAGGAACGAGGCGGGGGTGGGAATGTCCGCATAGCTCAGACCCGGCCCGTAGTCGGAGTAGCCCAAATCGACGAGCACCCGCAGGTCCGGCTGGACCAGCTCGGCAAGTGGCGTCCCCACATAGGGAATCGGACGAATGAGGCTGGTCAGCGGCAGCTTCTGAGTGAGACCCAGGAAGTAGTCGGTGTTGCCGGTGTAGCCCGGGGAAGTCGGCAGGTGCACAGCGTTGGCAACCTGGTCCGGTGGCAAGCCGACGTAGAAATGCGTGCCGTCGACTATTCCGATCATGGCGTTCAGGTCCGCCAGGAGATTGAGCGGGTATTGCGGGAAGTTGCCGGTGCCGTCGTACTGGTTGGTGTAGATGACAGTCGGGTAGGGCGAATCCGGCGGCGTCGCGCCGTTGAACAGCACATCCAGGACCGGCACATACAGGCCGGTGAAGCGTTGCAGGACGCCGCCGTTGGGATTGTTCGGGTTACCGGTCAGCACGAAGCCCAGGTCGCTGGGGCTCGGCGGGGTGACTTGGGCCATCAAATGGCGTATTTCGATGGTGGCAATCACGGCGCTCTGCGAGTAGCCGTAAACGACGGCGCTGTTGCCCGCGGTGCTGAATTGCGTAGTGAGCGCGTTGCTCAAAGTAGCCACACCCTCGGCCACGGACCGGCCGAACGTCAGGTTGCCCAGATTCGGAGTGGTGGGCCAGAACTGCTCGGGCGTGTGCAGGGCATCCGAGAGAAAACCCGGGAAACGGGGCTGGATGAACAGCGTCTGAGCGCCTGTCACATACATCGGGTCGGGGTCCGGGATACCGGTGCCGCCCATGATGAAGGCGACCTGCGTGCCGAGGCTGGTTATCGACGGCGGGTTGATGCCACCGGCGCCGCCATTGGGAAGCAGCGGGGTCAACAGGGTCTGGACTTGCGTGCCGAATGCGTTCAGCGCGCCGCACGCCGTGGTTTCGGCTTGCGCGTAGGCGTTCGCCGCCGCGGCCAGTGCCTGGGTGAACTCGTTGTGAAACTCGGTCGCCAGGGTGACGACAGCCTGATACTCCTGACCGAAGGCGCCAAACAGTGTCGCGACAGCCGCCGACACCTCGTCTTCGGCCGCCGCAAGCAATCCCGTCGTGGAGCCAGCCGCGGCCGCGTTGGCCGTGTGGAGCGCCGCCGCGATCCCGTCCAGATCAGTGGCGGCCGCCGCCACCATTTCTGGCGCAGTGAGCAAATACGACATCGCTAAGTCCTTTGCAAACCGGGCGCCTCCCGTTCGAACACGGAGCGGGCCTGCGACTGCGGGTATCACGTATGAACAGAGACTAAAGCGGTCCCGCGGGGAAGTCCGGCGATTCCACGTTTCCGGCGGACCTGAACTCCCTGAACTCGCGGCGACCAGGCCATGCGCCGTCGTCTCATGGGAAGACGGGCGGCGGAATCAGATGCAGCAGCGACCCGAGGCCCCCGCTCGCCAGGGACAGCAATGTCACCTCGGGCTGGCCGATATAGAAATGCAGCCCCGGATTGATGGACGGAATCCACGGATAGGCCTGGGGGAACCACTCCGGGCCCCAGAATCCGGCTTCCACACCGATTTCCACCGCGGCGGCGTAGGGCGCCTGCAGGCTTCCCAGGGCCAGGTAGTAGCCGACAGCGAACGGGTTAGGGATCGAGAGCAGCCCGGCCGGAGTGGGAACATTTGCGTAGTTCGGTCCGTAGTCGCCGTAGCCCAGGTCGACGAGTACGCGCAACTGCGGCTGGAACAGGTCGGCGATCGGCGGTCCGGCGTAGGGAATGTCGCGAATCGGCTGGACCAGGGGCAGGTCCTGAGTCAACAGCATGTAGTACTGGGTGTGGCCCGCGTAGCCAGGAGACGTCGGCAGCGGCACCGCGTTGGCGAGCTCGCTGGCCGTGAGCGTGGGATAGGTGTTGTGGACATAGAAGTAGCCCATGAAGGCGTTGATGTCCGACAAGATGTTGAGCGGATAGCGCGGCGCGTTGGCGATGCCGTCGTACTGGGCGGTGTAGATGGTTGTCGCATAAGGGCTGTTCGGCGGCGTCGCGCCATTGAACGACACATCCAGGAACGGGATATAGAAGCCGGGGAATCGCGACAGTATTCCGCCGTCGGGGGTATTGGGATTGCCGATCATGACAAAGGAGATGTCGCCGGCATGGGGTGCGCCCGCTGATATGAGGGCGTTGATTTCGTTGTTGACGATGGTGGCACTCTGCGAATAGCCGAACGCGATGACCTTGTTTCCCATGGCTATTTGGGCGTTGATGGCATTGTTCAGCGCCGTCACACCCTGGGCGACGGACTGGTTGAACGTCAGGTTGCCGAGTTGGGGGGTAACCGGCCAGAACTGCTCGGGTGTGAAGAGCGCCTTCGGGATGGCCCCGGGGAAGAGGTGCTGAATGTATTTGACGTTGATTCGATTCAGGTATTTGGGGTCGGGGTCGGGGTTTCCGGTGCCGCCCATGATCAGCGCGATTTGCGAGGCCGCGGCCGGCACCGCAGTCAGCGCGCTGGATCCGCCGGTGCCGGCCGCAGCGCTGGTCAACAGCGACTGGATCGGTGTGGTGACCGCGTCCCGCGCATTCGACAGGGCCCCGTTCAGAGCCCCGCTTACCAGGGCCGCGTTGGCGGCCTCGGCCTGTGTATAGGCGCCCGCCGCGGCGGCCAGCAATTCGGTGAACTCCTGCTGAAACATAGCAGCCTGCCTGACGACCGCCTGGTACTCCCGGGCGTAGGCATTGAACAGCGCCGCGGTAGCCGCCGAAACCTCGTCACCGGCCGCTGCCAGCAGATTGGCCGTCGGTCCGGCAGCCGCCGCGTTGGCCACGCCGACCGCTGCGGCGATACCGTCGACATCGGTCGCGGCAGACGCCAAAAACTGCGGGGCAGTAAACACATACGACATCTCCCCGTCCTTCCCGGCACCGGGCCCCACCCTGGCCCACCGCAACTAGCCGCAACCGCGGGTATTGGGTAATTACAGAGAGTAGAGCCGTCGCGCCTGGAAGTCTGGGGTTTGCCCGTATCGACTAGCCGCTTTTCAGGTGCTTGTTCAGGAACGCGATCTGATCGGCGACGGCGCGCTCGAACGCGTCGTCGACATAGATGGCGAAATGCCCTTCGGGATACACCTTGACCTCACCGCGGGGTGCTTTGGCGGCATAACGCAGGGTCGGGCCGGCGGGCGCTACCGAGTCGGTCTCGCACACGCAGAACAGAATGGGGCAGCGGACCTTCGCGGCCAGCCGGCCGGGGCGGTAGGTGAGGACCTTCATCGCGATCCGGGCCGCGATCTCGTTGCGCAACTCGACACCCTTGGGCACCAACTTGAGGTAGCCCTCGTAGGCATCCGGTGCGGTCATCACCGCAACCTCGCCGGGCTTGCCGACCGTGGGCACGAGCACCGGCGGCCTCCTGGCCACGGCGCCGACGACGTCGCGTATCGCCAGTGCGGTCAGCCGCGCGACGGTCCCCGGGTTGATCGCGCGGACGGCGGCGATGCCGTCGGTGAACGGACACTGCGCGACGACGGCAGCGATGCCCGGGACCCGGGCTGCCGTGGCGATGACATGTCCACCAGCAAAAGACGTGCCCCACAAGCCGATTCGGTCGCGGTCGATGCCGTCAAGGGTGTGGGCGTATGCCACGGCCGCCGCCCAGTCCGCCAGCTCCATGCCGATGTCCAGCAGCTGGCGGGGCTGACCCTCGCTATCGCCGAAGTTGCGGTAGTCAAACACCAGGCACGCGTAGCCGGCCGCACAAAACCGTTCGGCGTAGGCGTCCAATCGCATGGTGCGCACCGCACCAAGACCGTGCGCCATGACCAGCAGGGGTGACGGGCCGCTGCCGGTGGGACGGTAGAGCCACGCGCTGACCCGGTCGGCGCCGGAGGTGAAATAGACGTCCGCGCGTTCGGGCACAGCCCCTCCGTGGGATGTTCGGAGCCCGCCGGATGATGGACTACGGTCTGGAAACGCTACAGCATCGCAGCATGACGGAGGACAGCCATGGCGATTCGCGTCGCCCACGTGCCGCACCAACGGTGGTGAGCATGCTGCGCGGCCTGGCGAGTGTGGTCGGTTCGCACCACGTCATCACCGACGCCGACGTGCTCGCCGCGCACAGCGTCGACCACACCGGCCGCTATCGGGGCCATGCCAGTGCGCTGGTGCGGCCGGGCTCCGCCCAGCAGGTCGCCGAGGTGCTGCGGGTATGCCGGGACGCCGGGGCCTATGTCACCGTGCAAGGCGGCCGGACCTCCTTGGTGGCCGGCACCGTCCCGGAACACGACGACGTGCTGTTGTCCACCGAAAGGCTTTGTGCGGTAAGCGATGTCGACGTCCTCGAACGCCGGCTCGCAGTGGGGGCCGGGGCCACACTGGCGGCGGTGCAGCACGCCGCGACGGCGGCGGGTCTGGTGTTCGGCGTGGACCTGTCGGCTCGCGATTCGGCGACCGTCGGCGGTATGGCGTCGACGAATGCCGGCGGCCTTCTTACGGTGCGCTACGGCAACATGAGCGAACAGGTGCTGGGCCTGGACGTGGCGCTGCCCGACGGCTCGGTACTGCGCCGGCACAGCCGGGTGCGCAGCGACAACACCGGCTACGACCTGCCGGCGCTCTTCGTCGGCGCCGAAGGCACGTTGGGCGTCATCACCGAGCTGGATCTGCGGCTGCATCCGGCTCCGTCGCATCGGGTTACGGCGATCTGTGGGTTCGCCGACCTCGACGCGCTGGTCGACGCCGGCCGGGTGTTGCGGGACGCGGACGGAATCGCGGCACTGGAATTGATCGACGGCCGCGCGGCCGCGCTGACCCGCGAGCAGCTGGGGCTGGCCGCTCCCGCCGAGGGAGACTGGCTGCTGCTGGTGGAACTGGCCGCCGACCACGATCAGACCGATCGGCTCGCCGGACTGCTCGGCGGGATGCGGCGCTGCGGCGAACCGGCGGTCGGCGTGGATAACGCTGCCCGGCAACGATTGTGGCGTACCCGGGAAGCTTTGGCCGAGGTGCTGGGCGTCTATGGGCCACCGTTGAAGGTAGACGTTTCGTTGCCGTTGCCGGCGATCGGCAGATTCGCCCGGGACGCGGTCGGGCTGATCCACGCCCATGTCGCCGACGCGCTGCCGGTCCTGTTCGGCCACATCGGTGAGGGCAATCTGCACCTCAACGTGCTGCGGTTGCCGCCGGACCACGAACCCGTGCTGTATCCGGAGCTGATGGGCCTGATCGCCGAGTGCGGCGGCAACGTCAGCTCCGAGCACGGCGTCGGCAGCCGCAAGCGCCGGTACCTGGGGATGTCCCGGGAGCCCACCGATATCGCCGTCATGCGATCTATCAAGGCGGCGCTGGACCCGACCGGCCATCTCAACGCGGCGGTGTTGTTCGAATAGAGGCGCGGTTGGCGCTCAGTCGGCCCCCTTGATGCCGACGGCATGGCGCAGCTGAGCCAGGAACTGATCGGCGTCGTCGCTTCGAACGATGTAGTGCGAGATCGCGACTCGGATTGCCGTCGCTGCTTTCACCGCGGCATTGGGTCCGGGAAGAAGCCGCTGCAAGCCGTCACGCATCTCGGGTATGACACCCGACATCTGTGCGATCACCAGCTCCGGTTCGATATCGACCATCCGGACTCCCGAGTAGGAATGCTGGTAGTCGACGATGAAACGCAGTGCGGCATCGAGCCTTTCGACGCCTTTGAGCCCGACCGTCGCTTCGGCCAGTCCGCTTTCGAAGTTCTGGCGCTCGTAGCGGGTAAATGTGGAGAGCAACTCCTCTTTTGACGCGAACCAGCGGTAGAGCGTCGGACGTGACACCCCGGC
The nucleotide sequence above comes from Mycobacterium pseudokansasii. Encoded proteins:
- a CDS encoding TetR/AcrR family transcriptional regulator, yielding MPQTPSENGLSRREELLAVATKLFAARGYHGTRMDDVADVIGLNKATVYHYYASKALILFDIYRQAAEGTLAAVHDDPSWTAREALYQYTVRLLTGIARNPERAAVYFQEQPYITEWFTSEQVAEVREKEAQVYEHVHGLIDRGIASGEFYECDSHVVALGYIGMTLGSYRWLRPSGRRTAKEIAAEFSTALLRGLIRDESIRRNSPLGP
- a CDS encoding PE family protein translates to MTHLIAAPEMMVSAATNAVKIGSAISAAGAAAAGSTTNVLAAAADEVSAAIAKLFGAYGQQLQAALTQATAFHDEFVQTLAGAATTYAQAEAANAAAVANALGGLNAQVQSLLAPAVTNSTTAPTLMAAAAPAASTVALVMGGTFDPEPFPIYVSLIDNAYIQPFFPGANPTGVSYPAQLWPLTIFQGNLTLNESVAQGMTDLTNAINSQIGAGNPVVNFGFSQSAVVSTNVITELMALPPGMRPDPSQLSFVLAGNPATPNGGFFTRFPGITIPWLDITFTEATPPDSPYPTTIYATQYDPASDFPRYPLNFLADLNALMSTGRHDLYPNLDVNDAVRLPTSPGYNGNTQYYMFMTKDLPLLHPLRDIPFVGEPLAELIQPNLRVLVDLGYSDWGNGQDYANVVTPASLFSIPDPFVVGRELVDGTVKGVQASLVEVGVLPQSVLPNEYPYLPTLDTDVNFYAGQPTVTDISLLTRAVGPLLDLIPPIHHIPALTPLALPLIPLVLPLIQPSLPLLG
- a CDS encoding PE family protein — its product is MSYLLTAPEMVAAAATDLDGIAAALHTANAAAAGSTTGLLAAAEDEVSAAVATLFGAFGQEYQAVVTLATEFHNEFTQALAAAANAYAQAETTACGALNAFGTQVQTLLTPLLPNGGAGGINPPSITSLGTQVAFIMGGTGIPDPDPMYVTGAQTLFIQPRFPGFLSDALHTPEQFWPTTPNLGNLTFGRSVAEGVATLSNALTTQFSTAGNSAVVYGYSQSAVIATIEIRHLMAQVTPPSPSDLGFVLTGNPNNPNGGVLQRFTGLYVPVLDVLFNGATPPDSPYPTVIYTNQYDGTGNFPQYPLNLLADLNAMIGIVDGTHFYVGLPPDQVANAVHLPTSPGYTGNTDYFLGLTQKLPLTSLIRPIPYVGTPLAELVQPDLRVLVDLGYSDYGPGLSYADIPTPASFLSVPNPFAVSYYLAKGAGQGVQASLVNLGWLPPSYIPTGYPYAPSVAPGLNFFVGQPSVTGLSLLTGALGTAAKDLGWIPPWWD
- a CDS encoding PE family protein is translated as MSYVFTAPQFLASAATDVDGIAAAVGVANAAAAGPTANLLAAAGDEVSAATAALFNAYAREYQAVVRQAAMFQQEFTELLAAAAGAYTQAEAANAALVSGALNGALSNARDAVTTPIQSLLTSAAAGTGGSSALTAVPAAASQIALIMGGTGNPDPDPKYLNRINVKYIQHLFPGAIPKALFTPEQFWPVTPQLGNLTFNQSVAQGVTALNNAINAQIAMGNKVIAFGYSQSATIVNNEINALISAGAPHAGDISFVMIGNPNTPDGGILSRFPGFYIPFLDVSFNGATPPNSPYATTIYTAQYDGIANAPRYPLNILSDINAFMGYFYVHNTYPTLTASELANAVPLPTSPGYAGHTQYYMLLTQDLPLVQPIRDIPYAGPPIADLFQPQLRVLVDLGYGDYGPNYANVPTPAGLLSIPNPFAVGYYLALGSLQAPYAAAVEIGVEAGFWGPEWFPQAYPWIPSINPGLHFYIGQPEVTLLSLASGGLGSLLHLIPPPVFP
- a CDS encoding alpha/beta hydrolase, whose translation is MPERADVYFTSGADRVSAWLYRPTGSGPSPLLVMAHGLGAVRTMRLDAYAERFCAAGYACLVFDYRNFGDSEGQPRQLLDIGMELADWAAAVAYAHTLDGIDRDRIGLWGTSFAGGHVIATAARVPGIAAVVAQCPFTDGIAAVRAINPGTVARLTALAIRDVVGAVARRPPVLVPTVGKPGEVAVMTAPDAYEGYLKLVPKGVELRNEIAARIAMKVLTYRPGRLAAKVRCPILFCVCETDSVAPAGPTLRYAAKAPRGEVKVYPEGHFAIYVDDAFERAVADQIAFLNKHLKSG
- a CDS encoding FAD-binding oxidoreductase — translated: MLRGLASVVGSHHVITDADVLAAHSVDHTGRYRGHASALVRPGSAQQVAEVLRVCRDAGAYVTVQGGRTSLVAGTVPEHDDVLLSTERLCAVSDVDVLERRLAVGAGATLAAVQHAATAAGLVFGVDLSARDSATVGGMASTNAGGLLTVRYGNMSEQVLGLDVALPDGSVLRRHSRVRSDNTGYDLPALFVGAEGTLGVITELDLRLHPAPSHRVTAICGFADLDALVDAGRVLRDADGIAALELIDGRAAALTREQLGLAAPAEGDWLLLVELAADHDQTDRLAGLLGGMRRCGEPAVGVDNAARQRLWRTREALAEVLGVYGPPLKVDVSLPLPAIGRFARDAVGLIHAHVADALPVLFGHIGEGNLHLNVLRLPPDHEPVLYPELMGLIAECGGNVSSEHGVGSRKRRYLGMSREPTDIAVMRSIKAALDPTGHLNAAVLFE
- a CDS encoding TetR/AcrR family transcriptional regulator codes for the protein MSHAFGATAAAETDNSTRQRILAATAEVLGRSGKTKLSLSEVAAQAGVSRPTLYRWFASKEELLSTFTRYERQNFESGLAEATVGLKGVERLDAALRFIVDYQHSYSGVRMVDIEPELVIAQMSGVIPEMRDGLQRLLPGPNAAVKAATAIRVAISHYIVRSDDADQFLAQLRHAVGIKGAD